CATAATAAATACTCACCATCTCAGACAAGCCCGTAGCCCCAGACCGTCCGGTGAGTTCGATTACATATACTTTCCCGTCTTTTTTTATGAAATCACAATTTACAGGACAGTTATCAAGTCCCAGGGCAAAGATTGCCTTCCTTGTCTGTTCCTGTATCTGATCACCCAGCGTATCCAGTTCCTTAAAGGGAACCGAATGCCCCACAGGGGTTGGCGTCGTACTTTGAAATGCATCGATATTGTTGGGAAGCATGTATACTATCTTCCCATCTTGAATCATGGTTTCTACACCAAAAATCTCACCTTCGATAAACTCTTCCAGAAGACAATACTTTTTTCCGGTGGCTCCCATAGTCTTCTCATAATTTTCAAAGACCTCTTCCCGGGTATCACACCGAAAGATCCCACGGCTTCCCATCTGATCCACGGCCTTTAATATCACAGGAAAAGGAAGCAAGGCAAGCGCACGCTCCAACTCTTCACGGCTGTGAATACATACGAAACGTGCGGTCTGGACACCTGCCTTTACCAATGCCTTCTTCATGTCCAGCTTATTAGAAGCCTTTTTCGCGGCATCCGAAGAAGGTCCCGGAAGTCTAAGAGATTCGCATACGGCTCCTATGGCTGCCATACCTAAATCCAGGCCGCAGGTCGTAACCGCATCCACCTGCAGCTGCCTGGCTTTTTCCACCACTGCTTCGGGATCTGCGATATTCACATATGCCGCCTCATCTGCTGCAGCAAAGCCCGGATAATCACCGTCAATGCTGGCCGTTATCGTATGGCAGCCCAGATGCTTCGCTGCTTCTATCAATGGAACCTGCGTATAACCGGCTCCAAGTATCATCAGTTTTTTCATGAAATCATCCTCATTGAATCAGCAGGTTATTTAATGTCGCCTATACTAGTCAACGATTACCCGGATGTAATCATTCATGTGATCAATTTGCTCACACATCACTTCTACATCAGGAAATGTAATCACCATAGCACCAATTCCAAAGGCGGCATTACGGAATTTTTCAACTTTGTCGCCCGGCTTTACGAACAGCGCCTGCTGCACGATCTGCGGCCGGATTGCCTCATCTATTTCGATTCCCCGGAAGATTCCGTCCTTCGTTGCATGTATAATATAGGAAGAAGTACAGGTATGTACAGGCTTTTCCCACAGGCTGGAACAATCCTCGCCTACCGCACTCTTTATCGTATAGGCTGCCAGATCTACATCCCGGGCAGCTTTAATCGCATCCGGAATTAAATTTCCTCCATTACGGGGACCAATTTCCAGAATATATATCTCTCCGTCTTTCCCGATGATATATTCGAAATTAAAAGCACCCATCTTCATATCCAGCAAATCAAAGATCTTCTGAATCTGATTTCTTGCTTTCTCCTGAAATTCCTGTTTCTGAATGGATGGACAGCTGAGTCCGATCGGGGCATGAGGATTGCATTCCAGGTCGTTGTGTTGGTCCATTACACCAAAAAAGGCAATCTTCCCATCCACGATGAATCCATCCCCGTCAATCTGATACCCCATCTTCTGTATAAACGCTTCTACAATCACCTGCTTTGAGATGGAATAGGACAAGGCTTCCGCAAAGGCTGCAGGAAATTCATCCAGACTGTATATCTTCGTAACTCCCTTGCTTCCTGAAGAATCAATAGGCTTTACCATAACCGGAAATTTCAAAGACCGGCAGTATGCAAGTGCCCGGGCCTCATCGGTAAAGCTATCTCCCTCCGGCATGCGGAGCCCATGCTCCCTCATAAACTTCCGAAACCGGTCCTTATGTGTCAGCGTAAGCACAGACTCATAGGGATTAGTAGGAAGTCCAAGCTTTTCGGCCACATAGGCGGCCGTAGGCGCAGATATGTCAGAAGCATAGGAGACAATACCGTCAATCCGCTTTTCTTCTGCAAATTTCAGAACCGCCTCCTTATCTATGGTACTGATGTTATGGTATTCGTCCGCATATTTATGTGCGGGATTATCCGGCAGATAATCAATGCTGATCACGTAACAGCCCAGTGCTTTTGCAGCCAGAGTTGCCGTCATCTGGAAATAGTTTCCGCCGAGTAGAAGTATTTTTTTCATGTTCTAGCAAATCTCCTTAAGATAACGGGAAAGTGCATCCTGCCATGCAGGAAGACGCTCAAATCCATTTTCCTCCAGTTTATCCTTATTCATCCGGCTGTTATGAGGCCTCTTTGCTTTGGAAGGAAATTCTTCACTGCTGACAGGAAGAACCTTGACATCCATACCCGCCTGTTTGAAGATTTCCTGCGCAAATTCATACCAGGTACATAAGCCTTCATTGGTTGCATGGTACCGTCCATACTTCTCTGTCTCAATCATATCCACAAGCAGCCTTGCCAGGTCATAGGTATAGGTAGGTGAACCAATCTGGTCCTCCACAACATTAACCGTGTCATGTGTTTTTCCCAGATTCAGCATGGTCTTGATAAAATTCTTACCGTTGACACCAAATACCCAGGCGATTCTGACAATAAAGAACTTTTCCACATTCTGTTCTACTGCAATTTCTCCCTCGCACTTTGTCTGTCCGTAAACATTCAATGGATGACGTTCGTCATCCGGTTCCCATGGACGGGTACCCTCACCATCAAAAACATAATCTGTACTGATGTACATCATCTTAAGGTCCAGATCTTTGCAGACCTTTGCAATGTTTTCCACCCCGGTTGCATTCACTTTACGGCAAAGCTCTACATGATCCTCCGCAGCATCCACAGCTGTGTATGCAGCACAATGAACCACCGCTTCCACATCCGCTGCCTTAATTACATCACTACAGGCTTTGGGATCTGTGATATCCATCTCTTCAATGTCAACACCGATACCTGTATGTCCGCGTTTTGCAAGTTCGTTCATTACATCATGGCCCAGCTGGCCTTTTACGCCTGTTACTAATACTCTCATAAGTTCTTAACCTCCATTTTAGGTATATACAAACGATCAATCCAGTCTCCTAAGAGAAAAGTCCTGCGTCTCCAGTGAAAGATTGGGATTATAATAAGGATCTCCTTCTTGAAAAATCAAAGGCCAGTTTCGTTCTATGATCTTGATCTCTCTGTTAAAACGTTCGACCTTCTCCGGTGTATCTTCAAGTCCTCTGGATTTTGATTCATAGTGGTAAAGTTCTGCATATGGATTGTATACCACCAGATAACCGGCTTTTCTTACTTTCAGGCAAAAATCAATATCATTGAACGCTACCTGTAATTCAGACGATAATCCTCCTACCTGGTCAAAAACACTTTTTCTGACCATCATACAGGCTGCTGTTACAGCACTATAGTCCTGGGCACAGATAATACGATGACAGTACCCTGTAGATGAGCGGGGCTGCTGTATAAAACAATGTCCTGCAATTCCTCCAAATCCAATCACAACTCCGGCATGCTGAATGGTATTGTCTGGATAGTACAGTCGTGCTCCCACAATACCGACATCACTTCTCATGCAGTATCCAAGCATTTCCTCCAACCATTCAGAATTTATAACCTCTGTATCGTTATTTAATAATAATAAGTATTCTCCTTTTGCATAAGATGCGCCGAAATTATTTATTTCTGAATAATTAAATATTCCTTTCCAGTATACCACATGTACATTAAAATATGTTGATGCAATTTCTTTATAGAATTCGAATGTCTCTGATTCAATACTATTATTCTCCACAATGATAATTTCATAATTTTTATAGGTTGATTTTTGGCAAATTGAATCCATACATCGTTTCAAATCCAAAATATGATCTTTATTAGGTATGATAATCGATATTAAAGGTTGACCATCAATATGGTATCTGCTTCTATATAATCCAGGATACTCTCCTGCCGACACCGTTGCCCGAATTCCCACTCTTTCATAATGGGATTGAATAGCTCTTTTCCCAGCTTCAAAAGCATAACTCTTACTCTCTGGATTCTCAGCTGTGGAATTCTCATGGCTCCTCCAATGATATAATATCTTAGGTATATGAGATATCTTCTCAGTG
The window above is part of the Novisyntrophococcus fermenticellae genome. Proteins encoded here:
- a CDS encoding ATP-binding protein, which codes for MKKILLLGGNYFQMTATLAAKALGCYVISIDYLPDNPAHKYADEYHNISTIDKEAVLKFAEEKRIDGIVSYASDISAPTAAYVAEKLGLPTNPYESVLTLTHKDRFRKFMREHGLRMPEGDSFTDEARALAYCRSLKFPVMVKPIDSSGSKGVTKIYSLDEFPAAFAEALSYSISKQVIVEAFIQKMGYQIDGDGFIVDGKIAFFGVMDQHNDLECNPHAPIGLSCPSIQKQEFQEKARNQIQKIFDLLDMKMGAFNFEYIIGKDGEIYILEIGPRNGGNLIPDAIKAARDVDLAAYTIKSAVGEDCSSLWEKPVHTCTSSYIIHATKDGIFRGIEIDEAIRPQIVQQALFVKPGDKVEKFRNAAFGIGAMVITFPDVEVMCEQIDHMNDYIRVIVD
- the rfbD gene encoding dTDP-4-dehydrorhamnose reductase, producing MRVLVTGVKGQLGHDVMNELAKRGHTGIGVDIEEMDITDPKACSDVIKAADVEAVVHCAAYTAVDAAEDHVELCRKVNATGVENIAKVCKDLDLKMMYISTDYVFDGEGTRPWEPDDERHPLNVYGQTKCEGEIAVEQNVEKFFIVRIAWVFGVNGKNFIKTMLNLGKTHDTVNVVEDQIGSPTYTYDLARLLVDMIETEKYGRYHATNEGLCTWYEFAQEIFKQAGMDVKVLPVSSEEFPSKAKRPHNSRMNKDKLEENGFERLPAWQDALSRYLKEIC